From a region of the Mycolicibacterium sp. MU0050 genome:
- a CDS encoding ABC transporter ATP-binding protein, with translation MGIGIQVEGLTKSFGSQRIWEDVTMDIPAGEVSVLLGPSGTGKSVFLKSLIGLLRPERGKIIVDGTNIIDCSAKELYEIRTLFGVMFQDGALFGSMNLYDNTAFPLREHTKKKESEIRDIVMEKLDLVGLAGDENKFPGEISGGMRKRAGLARSLVLDPQIILCDEPDSGLDPVRTAYLSQLLIDINAQIDCTILIVTHNINIARTVPDNMGMLFRKHLVMFGPREVLLTSDEPVVKQFLNGRRIGPIGMSEEKDESTMAEEQAMFDAGHHDGGVEEIEGVPPQIQATPGMPERKAVGRRQARVREILHTLPPAAQEAIRDELDGTHKYKVHEFADETPTASIPVQNES, from the coding sequence GTGGGCATTGGCATCCAGGTTGAGGGGCTGACCAAGTCCTTCGGATCCCAGCGAATTTGGGAAGACGTCACGATGGACATCCCTGCCGGGGAGGTCAGCGTGCTGCTCGGCCCGTCGGGTACCGGTAAGTCGGTGTTCTTGAAGTCGCTGATCGGGCTGCTGCGGCCCGAGCGCGGCAAGATCATCGTCGACGGCACCAACATCATCGATTGCTCCGCCAAGGAGCTCTACGAGATCCGCACCCTGTTCGGGGTGATGTTCCAGGACGGCGCGTTGTTCGGGTCGATGAACCTGTACGACAACACCGCCTTCCCGCTGCGCGAGCACACCAAGAAGAAGGAGAGCGAGATCCGTGACATCGTCATGGAGAAGCTCGACCTGGTGGGTCTGGCGGGCGACGAGAACAAGTTCCCCGGCGAGATCTCCGGCGGTATGCGCAAGCGTGCCGGCCTGGCCCGGTCGCTGGTGCTCGACCCGCAGATCATCCTCTGTGACGAGCCGGACTCCGGTCTGGACCCCGTGCGTACCGCGTACCTGTCGCAGCTGCTGATCGACATCAACGCGCAGATCGACTGCACCATCCTGATCGTGACGCACAACATCAACATCGCCCGCACGGTGCCGGACAACATGGGCATGCTGTTCCGCAAGCACCTGGTCATGTTCGGCCCCCGCGAGGTGCTGTTGACCAGTGACGAGCCGGTGGTCAAGCAGTTCCTCAACGGTCGCCGGATCGGGCCCATCGGCATGTCGGAGGAGAAGGACGAGTCGACGATGGCCGAGGAGCAGGCCATGTTCGACGCCGGCCACCACGACGGTGGCGTCGAGGAGATCGAGGGCGTGCCGCCGCAGATCCAGGCCACCCCCGGTATGCCGGAACGCAAGGCCGTCGGGCGTCGGCAGGCCCGGGTGCGCGAGATTCTGCACACCCTGCCGCCCGCCGCCCAGGAGGCCATCCGCGACGAGCTCGACGGCACCCACAAGTACAAGGTGCACGAGTTCGCCGACGAGACCCCGACCGCGTCGATCCCGGTGCAGAACGAAAGCTGA
- a CDS encoding DNA-directed RNA polymerase subunit beta, producing MLEGCILAVSSQSKSVATTNNSVPGAPNRISFAKLREPLEVPGLLDVQTESFDWLIGADKWRQKAVDRGDVDPKGGLEEVLEELSPIEDFSGSMSLSFSDPRFDEVKAPVDECKDKDMTYAAPLFVTAEFINNNTGEIKSQTVFMGDFPMMTEKGTFIINGTERVVVSQLVRSPGVYFDESIDKSTEKTLHSVKVIPGRGAWLEFDVDKRDTVGVRIDRKRRQPVTVLLKALGWTNEQIAERYGFSEIMMSTLEKDPTSGTDEALLDIYRKLRPGEPPTKESAQTLLENLFFKEKRYDLARVGRYKVNKKLGLNVGQPITSSTLTEEDIAATIEYLVRLHEGQDTMTAPGGSEVPVEVDDIDHFGNRRLRTVGELIQNQIRVGLSRMERVVRERMTTQDVEAITPQTLINIRPVVAAIKEFFGTSQLSQFMDQNNPLSGLTHKRRLSALGPGGLSRERAGLEVRDVHPSHYGRMCPIETPEGPNIGLIGSLSVYARVNPFGFIETPYRKVVDGVVTDQVDYLTADEEDRYIVAQANSPTDAEGRFEEARVLVRRKGGEVEYVSSADVDYMDVSPRQMVSVATAMIPFLEHDDANRALMGANMQRQAVPLVRSEAPLVGTGMELRAAIDAGDVVVAEKAGVIEEVSADYITVMADDGTRQTYRMRKFARSNHGTCANQRPIVDAGQRVEAGQVVADGPCTSEGEMALGKNLLVAIMPWEGHNYEDAIILSQRLVEEDVLTSIHIEEHEIDARDTKLGAEEITRDIPNVSDEVLADLDERGIVRIGAEVRDGDILVGKVTPKGETELTPEERLLRAIFGEKAREVRDTSLKVPHGESGKVIGIRVFSREDDDELPAGVNELVRVYVAQKRKISDGDKLAGRHGNKGVIGKILAQEDMPFLPDGTPVDIILNTHGVPRRMNIGQILETHLGWIAKTGWNVDVASSPEWAEGLPEELRSAPADTKTATPVFDGAQEAELQGLLASTLPNRDGEVMVNADGKATLFDGRSGEPFPYPVTVGYMYILKLHHLVDDKIHARSTGPYSMITQQPLGGKAQFGGQRFGEMECWAMQAYGAAYTLQELLTIKSDDTVGRVKVYEAIVKGENIPEPGIPESFKVLLKELQSLCLNVEVLSSDGAAIEMRDGDDEDLERAAANLGINLSRNESASVEDLA from the coding sequence GTGCTGGAAGGATGCATCTTGGCAGTCTCTAGCCAGAGCAAGTCAGTAGCCACCACTAACAACTCCGTCCCAGGAGCACCGAACCGTATTTCGTTTGCCAAGCTCCGTGAACCGCTCGAGGTTCCGGGGCTGCTCGACGTGCAGACCGAGTCCTTCGATTGGTTGATCGGGGCCGACAAGTGGCGGCAGAAGGCCGTCGACCGCGGCGACGTCGATCCCAAGGGCGGGCTCGAAGAGGTCCTCGAAGAGCTGTCGCCCATCGAGGACTTCTCCGGCTCCATGTCGCTGAGCTTCTCCGATCCGCGCTTCGACGAGGTCAAGGCGCCGGTCGACGAGTGCAAAGACAAGGACATGACGTACGCGGCCCCGCTGTTCGTCACGGCCGAGTTCATCAACAACAACACCGGTGAGATCAAGAGCCAGACGGTCTTCATGGGTGACTTCCCGATGATGACCGAGAAGGGCACCTTCATCATCAACGGCACCGAGCGTGTCGTGGTGTCCCAGCTGGTCCGCTCGCCGGGCGTGTACTTCGACGAGAGCATCGACAAGTCCACCGAGAAGACGCTGCACAGCGTCAAGGTGATCCCCGGCCGCGGTGCGTGGCTGGAGTTCGACGTCGACAAGCGCGACACCGTCGGCGTGCGCATCGACCGCAAGCGCCGCCAGCCGGTCACCGTGCTGCTCAAGGCGCTGGGCTGGACCAACGAGCAGATCGCGGAGCGCTACGGCTTCTCCGAGATCATGATGTCGACGCTGGAGAAGGATCCCACCAGCGGCACCGACGAGGCGCTGCTGGACATCTACCGCAAGCTGCGCCCGGGCGAGCCGCCCACCAAGGAATCCGCGCAGACCCTGCTGGAGAACCTGTTCTTCAAGGAGAAGCGCTACGACCTGGCCCGGGTGGGTCGCTACAAGGTCAACAAGAAGCTGGGCCTCAACGTCGGTCAGCCCATCACCAGCTCGACGCTGACCGAAGAGGACATCGCCGCCACCATCGAGTACCTGGTGCGCCTGCACGAGGGCCAGGACACCATGACCGCCCCCGGCGGCAGCGAGGTGCCGGTGGAGGTCGACGACATCGACCACTTCGGCAACCGCCGGCTGCGCACCGTCGGTGAGCTGATCCAGAATCAGATCCGGGTCGGCCTGTCCCGCATGGAGCGCGTGGTGCGCGAGCGGATGACCACCCAGGACGTCGAGGCGATCACGCCGCAGACCCTGATCAACATCCGTCCCGTCGTGGCGGCGATCAAGGAGTTCTTCGGCACCAGCCAGCTGTCGCAGTTCATGGACCAGAACAACCCGCTGTCCGGCCTGACCCACAAGCGTCGGCTCTCGGCGCTCGGGCCCGGCGGTCTGTCCCGTGAGCGCGCCGGCCTCGAGGTCCGCGACGTGCACCCGTCGCACTACGGCCGGATGTGCCCGATCGAGACCCCGGAGGGTCCGAACATCGGCCTGATCGGCTCGCTGTCGGTGTACGCCCGGGTCAACCCGTTCGGCTTCATCGAGACGCCCTACCGCAAGGTCGTCGACGGGGTCGTCACCGACCAGGTCGACTACCTGACCGCGGACGAAGAGGACCGCTACATCGTGGCGCAGGCCAACTCGCCGACGGACGCCGAGGGGCGCTTCGAAGAGGCCCGCGTGCTGGTTCGCCGTAAGGGCGGCGAGGTCGAGTACGTGTCCTCGGCCGACGTGGACTACATGGACGTCTCGCCGCGCCAGATGGTGTCGGTCGCGACGGCGATGATCCCGTTCCTCGAGCACGACGACGCCAACCGTGCCCTGATGGGTGCCAACATGCAGCGCCAGGCGGTTCCGCTGGTGCGTAGCGAGGCTCCGCTGGTCGGTACCGGCATGGAGCTGCGCGCCGCGATCGACGCCGGCGACGTCGTGGTGGCCGAGAAGGCCGGTGTGATCGAAGAGGTCAGCGCCGACTACATCACGGTGATGGCCGACGACGGCACCCGGCAGACCTACCGGATGCGCAAGTTCGCCCGCTCCAACCACGGCACGTGCGCCAACCAGCGCCCGATCGTGGATGCCGGGCAGCGCGTGGAGGCCGGTCAGGTCGTCGCCGACGGCCCCTGCACCTCCGAAGGTGAGATGGCCCTGGGCAAGAACCTGCTCGTGGCGATCATGCCGTGGGAGGGCCACAACTACGAGGACGCGATCATCCTGAGCCAGCGGCTCGTGGAGGAGGACGTGCTCACCTCGATCCACATCGAGGAGCACGAGATCGATGCCCGCGACACCAAGCTGGGCGCCGAGGAGATCACCCGGGACATCCCGAACGTCTCCGATGAGGTGCTGGCCGACCTCGACGAGCGCGGCATCGTCCGCATCGGCGCCGAGGTCCGCGACGGCGACATCCTGGTCGGCAAGGTCACCCCGAAGGGTGAGACCGAGCTGACCCCGGAGGAGCGCCTGCTGCGTGCCATCTTCGGTGAGAAGGCCCGCGAGGTCCGCGACACCTCCCTGAAGGTGCCGCACGGCGAGTCCGGCAAGGTCATCGGCATCCGGGTGTTCTCCCGCGAGGACGACGACGAGCTGCCGGCCGGCGTCAACGAGCTGGTCCGCGTGTACGTGGCCCAGAAGCGCAAGATCTCCGACGGTGACAAGCTCGCCGGGCGCCACGGCAACAAGGGCGTCATCGGCAAGATCCTGGCGCAGGAGGACATGCCGTTCCTGCCGGACGGCACCCCGGTGGACATCATCCTGAACACCCACGGTGTGCCGCGTCGTATGAACATCGGCCAGATCCTGGAGACCCACCTCGGGTGGATCGCCAAGACCGGTTGGAACGTCGACGTCGCGAGCTCGCCGGAGTGGGCCGAGGGACTGCCCGAGGAGCTGCGCAGCGCCCCGGCCGACACCAAGACCGCCACCCCGGTGTTCGACGGTGCCCAGGAGGCCGAGCTGCAGGGTCTGCTGGCGTCCACGCTGCCCAACCGGGATGGCGAGGTCATGGTCAACGCCGACGGCAAGGCGACGCTGTTCGACGGCCGCAGTGGTGAACCGTTCCCGTACCCGGTGACGGTCGGCTACATGTACATCCTGAAGCTGCACCACTTGGTGGACGACAAGATCCACGCCCGCTCCACCGGCCCGTACTCGATGATCACCCAGCAGCCGCTGGGCGGTAAGGCGCAGTTCGGTGGCCAGCGGTTCGGTGAGATGGAGTGCTGGGCCATGCAGGCCTACGGCGCCGCCTACACGCTGCAGGAGCTGCTGACCATCAAGTCCGACGACACGGTCGGGCGCGTGAAGGTCTACGAGGCCATCGTCAAGGGCGAGAACATCCCCGAGCCGGGCATCCCCGAGTCGTTCAAGGTGTTGCTCAAGGAACTGCAGTCGCTGTGCCTCAACGTCGAGGTGCTCTCCAGCGACGGTGCCGCGATCGAGATGCGGGACGGCGACGACGAGGACCTGGAGCGCGCCGCGGCGAACCTGGGCATCAACTTGTCGCGCAACGAGTCGGCTTCGGTCGAGGACCTCGCATAG
- a CDS encoding DNA-directed RNA polymerase subunit beta', with the protein MLDVNFFDELRIGLATAEDIRNWSYGEVKKPETINYRTLKPEKDGLFCEKIFGPTRDWECYCGKYKRVRFKGIICERCGVEVTRAKVRRERMGHIELAAPVTHIWYFKGVPSRLGYLLDLAPKDLEKIIYFAAYVITSVDEEMRHNELSTLEAEMVVEKKAVEDQRDADLEARAQKLEADMKELEDEGAKSDVKRKVRDGGEREMRQLRDRAQRELDRLDEIWTTFTKLAPKQLIVDENLYRELVDRYGEYFTGAMGAESIQKLIETFDIDAEAESLRDVIKNGKGQKKLRALKRLKVVAAFQQSGNSPMGMVLDAVPVIPPELRPMVQLDGGRFATSDLNDLYRRVINRNNRLKRLIDLGAPEIIVNNEKRMLQESVDALFDNGRRGRPVTGPGNRPLKSLSDLLKGKQGRFRQNLLGKRVDYSGRSVIVVGPQLKLHQCGLPKLMALELFKPFVMKRLVDLNHAQNIKSAKRMVERQRPQVWDVLEEVIGEHPVLLNRAPTLHRLGIQAFEPQLVEGKAIQLHPLVCEAFNADFDGDQMAVHLPLSAEAQAEARILMLSSNNILSPASGRPLAMPRLDMVTGLYYLTTEIPGDVGEYTPAAKDQPEGGVYSSPAEAIMAFDRGALSVRAKIKVRLTQQRPPADIEAELFEDGWTPGKAWTAETTLGRVLFNELLPKGYPFVNKQMHKKVQASIINDLAERYPMIVVAQTVDKLKDAGFYWATRSGVTVSMADVLVPPQKEEILDRYEKEADGIEKKYQRGALNHGERNEALVKIWQEATDEVGKALEEFYPEDNPIITIVKSGATGNFTQTRTLAGMKGLVTNPKGEFIPRPIKSSFREGLTVLEYFINTHGARKGLADTALRTADSGYLTRRLVDVSQDVIVREADCGTERGITVTIAEKQADGSLVRDPHVETSAYARTLASDAVDEKGNVIVERGHDLGDPAIDALLAAGITTVKVRSVLTCTTGTGVCAHCYGRSMATGKLVDIGEAVGIVAAQSIGEPGTQLTMRTFHQGGVTGGTDIVGGLPRVQELFEARVPRNRAPIADVSGRIRLEESDKFYKITITPDDGGEEVVYDKLSRRQRLRVFKHEDGSERLLADGDHVEVGQQLMEGSADPHEVLRVMGPREVQVHLVSEVQDVYRAQGVSIHDKHIEVIVRQMLRRVTIIDSGATEFLPGSLTERSEFESENRRVVTEGGEPAAGRPVLMGITKASLATDSWLSAASFQETTRVLTDAAINCRSDKLQGLKENVIIGKLIPAGTGINRYRNIQVQPTEEARAAAYTIPSYEDQYYSPDFGQATGAAVPLDDYGYSDYR; encoded by the coding sequence GTGCTAGACGTCAACTTCTTCGATGAACTCCGGATTGGCCTTGCCACTGCGGAGGACATCCGTAATTGGTCATACGGCGAGGTCAAGAAGCCGGAGACCATCAACTACCGCACGCTGAAGCCGGAGAAGGACGGCCTGTTCTGCGAGAAGATCTTCGGACCTACTCGCGACTGGGAGTGCTACTGCGGCAAGTACAAGCGCGTCCGCTTCAAGGGCATCATCTGCGAGCGCTGCGGCGTCGAGGTGACCCGCGCCAAGGTGCGCCGCGAGCGGATGGGCCACATCGAGCTGGCCGCGCCCGTCACGCACATCTGGTACTTCAAGGGCGTGCCGAGCCGGTTGGGCTACCTGCTGGACCTGGCGCCGAAGGATCTCGAGAAGATCATCTACTTCGCGGCCTACGTGATCACCTCGGTCGACGAGGAGATGCGGCACAACGAGCTGTCCACGCTCGAGGCCGAGATGGTCGTCGAGAAGAAGGCCGTCGAGGATCAGCGCGACGCGGACCTGGAGGCGCGGGCGCAAAAGCTCGAGGCCGACATGAAGGAGCTCGAGGACGAGGGCGCCAAGTCCGACGTCAAGCGCAAGGTGCGCGACGGCGGCGAGCGCGAGATGCGTCAGCTGCGCGATCGTGCCCAGCGTGAGTTGGACCGGCTCGACGAGATCTGGACCACCTTCACCAAGTTGGCTCCCAAGCAGCTCATCGTCGACGAGAACCTCTACCGCGAGCTCGTCGACCGCTACGGCGAGTACTTCACCGGCGCCATGGGCGCGGAGTCGATCCAGAAGCTCATCGAGACCTTCGACATCGACGCCGAGGCGGAGTCGCTGCGCGACGTCATCAAGAACGGCAAGGGCCAGAAGAAGCTGCGTGCGCTCAAGCGGCTCAAGGTCGTCGCCGCGTTCCAGCAGTCCGGCAACTCGCCGATGGGCATGGTGCTCGACGCCGTGCCGGTGATCCCGCCGGAACTGCGTCCGATGGTGCAGCTCGACGGTGGCCGCTTCGCCACGAGCGACCTCAACGACCTGTACCGCCGCGTGATCAACCGCAACAACCGGCTCAAGAGGCTGATCGACCTCGGTGCTCCCGAGATCATCGTCAACAACGAGAAGCGGATGCTGCAGGAGTCGGTGGACGCGCTGTTCGACAACGGCCGTCGCGGCCGGCCCGTCACCGGGCCCGGCAACCGCCCGCTCAAGTCGCTGTCCGATCTGCTCAAGGGCAAGCAGGGCCGGTTCCGGCAGAACCTGCTCGGCAAGCGCGTCGACTACTCGGGCCGTTCGGTCATCGTCGTCGGCCCGCAGCTCAAGCTGCATCAGTGCGGTCTGCCGAAGCTGATGGCGCTCGAGCTGTTCAAGCCGTTCGTGATGAAGCGCCTGGTGGACCTGAACCATGCGCAGAACATCAAGAGCGCCAAGCGGATGGTGGAGCGGCAGCGGCCGCAGGTGTGGGATGTCCTCGAAGAGGTCATCGGTGAGCACCCCGTGCTGCTCAACCGCGCCCCCACGCTGCACCGCCTGGGTATCCAGGCCTTCGAGCCGCAGCTGGTGGAGGGCAAGGCCATCCAGCTGCACCCGCTGGTGTGTGAGGCGTTCAACGCCGACTTCGACGGTGACCAGATGGCCGTGCACCTGCCGCTGAGCGCCGAGGCGCAGGCCGAGGCCCGCATCCTGATGCTGTCGTCGAACAACATCCTGTCGCCCGCGTCGGGTCGCCCGCTGGCCATGCCGCGGCTGGACATGGTGACCGGGCTGTACTACCTGACCACCGAGATTCCCGGCGATGTCGGCGAGTACACCCCGGCGGCCAAGGATCAGCCCGAGGGCGGCGTGTACAGCTCGCCGGCCGAGGCCATCATGGCCTTCGACCGCGGCGCGCTGAGCGTGCGGGCCAAGATCAAGGTGCGGCTGACGCAGCAGCGTCCGCCGGCCGACATCGAGGCCGAACTGTTCGAGGACGGCTGGACGCCGGGCAAGGCGTGGACCGCCGAGACCACGCTGGGCCGGGTGCTGTTCAACGAGTTGCTGCCGAAGGGCTATCCCTTCGTCAACAAGCAGATGCACAAGAAGGTCCAGGCGTCGATCATCAACGATCTCGCCGAGCGCTACCCGATGATCGTGGTCGCGCAGACCGTCGACAAGCTCAAGGACGCCGGCTTCTACTGGGCCACCCGGTCGGGTGTCACGGTCTCGATGGCCGACGTGCTGGTGCCGCCGCAGAAGGAAGAGATCCTCGACCGGTACGAGAAGGAAGCCGACGGGATCGAGAAGAAGTACCAGCGCGGCGCGCTCAACCACGGTGAGCGCAACGAGGCCCTGGTCAAGATCTGGCAGGAGGCCACCGACGAGGTCGGTAAGGCCCTGGAGGAGTTCTACCCCGAGGACAACCCGATCATCACGATCGTGAAGTCCGGCGCGACGGGTAACTTCACCCAGACCCGCACCCTGGCCGGCATGAAGGGCCTGGTGACCAACCCCAAGGGTGAGTTCATCCCGCGGCCCATCAAGTCCTCGTTCCGCGAGGGCCTGACGGTGTTGGAGTACTTCATCAACACCCACGGTGCCCGTAAGGGTCTGGCCGACACCGCGCTGCGTACCGCCGACTCGGGTTACCTGACCCGTCGTCTGGTGGACGTCAGCCAGGACGTCATCGTCCGCGAGGCCGATTGCGGCACCGAGCGGGGCATCACCGTGACCATCGCCGAGAAGCAGGCCGACGGTTCGCTGGTTCGCGATCCGCACGTGGAGACCAGCGCCTACGCGCGCACCCTGGCCTCCGACGCGGTCGACGAGAAGGGCAACGTGATCGTCGAGCGCGGTCACGACCTGGGCGACCCGGCGATCGACGCGCTGTTGGCGGCGGGCATCACCACGGTCAAGGTGCGGTCGGTCCTGACCTGCACCACCGGCACCGGGGTGTGCGCGCACTGCTACGGCCGTTCGATGGCCACCGGCAAGCTGGTCGACATCGGCGAGGCCGTCGGCATCGTCGCCGCCCAGTCCATCGGTGAGCCCGGCACGCAGCTGACCATGCGTACCTTCCACCAGGGTGGCGTCACCGGCGGCACCGACATCGTCGGTGGTCTGCCGCGCGTGCAGGAGCTGTTCGAGGCGCGTGTTCCGCGGAACCGGGCCCCGATCGCCGACGTTTCCGGGCGCATCCGCCTGGAGGAGAGCGACAAGTTCTACAAGATCACCATCACCCCGGATGACGGCGGCGAGGAAGTGGTCTACGACAAGCTCTCCCGTCGTCAGCGCCTGCGGGTGTTCAAGCACGAGGACGGTTCCGAGCGGCTGCTGGCCGACGGTGACCACGTCGAGGTCGGGCAGCAGCTCATGGAGGGGTCGGCCGACCCGCACGAGGTGCTGCGCGTCATGGGGCCGCGCGAGGTGCAGGTGCACCTCGTCAGCGAGGTCCAGGACGTGTACCGGGCGCAGGGCGTGTCGATCCACGACAAGCACATCGAGGTGATCGTTCGCCAGATGCTGCGCCGCGTGACCATCATCGACTCGGGCGCCACGGAGTTCCTGCCCGGATCGCTGACCGAGCGCAGCGAGTTCGAGTCCGAGAACCGTCGGGTGGTGACCGAGGGCGGCGAGCCCGCGGCCGGCCGCCCGGTGCTGATGGGCATCACCAAGGCCTCGCTGGCCACCGATTCGTGGCTGTCGGCGGCCTCCTTCCAGGAGACCACCCGGGTGCTCACCGATGCGGCGATCAACTGCCGCAGCGACAAGCTCCAGGGCCTGAAGGAGAACGTGATCATCGGCAAGCTGATCCCGGCCGGTACCGGTATCAACCGCTACCGCAACATCCAGGTGCAGCCCACCGAAGAGGCACGTGCGGCCGCGTACACGATCCCGTCCTACGAGGATCAGTACTACAGCCCGGACTTCGGTCAGGCCACCGGTGCCGCGGTGCCGCTGGACGACTACGGCTACAGCGACTACCGGTAG
- a CDS encoding carotenoid oxygenase family protein, producing the protein MTAVKPARDTNPYLEGFLAPVAEEVTAFDLKVTGRIPEHLNGRYLRNGPNPAAEVDPATYHWFAGDAMVHGLALRDGAARWYRNRWVRTPVVSRTLGEPRLPDLDPRTGMLGVGPNTNVLTHAGQTLALVEGGGANYRLTEELDTLDTCDFDGTLYGGYTAHPHRDPKTGELHAVSYSFARGRTVQYSVIGADGRARRTVDIAVHGSPMMHDFSLTEKYVVIYDLPVTFDPAEVIPVTVPRWLRAPARLALQSLAGRVRVPGPIAARINSDPRPITSLPFAWDDTYPARVGVLPREADADAIRWFDVDPCYVFHPLNAYSEDRDGREVLVLDVVRHGRMFDRDRRGPGEGQPTLDRWEIDLTSGAVRSERRDDRQQEFPRINETLTGAKHRYGYTVGVENAFNGADANRSAVYKQDFDTGSSLQAALDPELLVGEMSFVPNPGAAAEDDGILMGYGHHLGRDEGQLLMLDAATLETVATVHLPQRVPMGFHGNWCADE; encoded by the coding sequence ATGACCGCCGTAAAACCCGCCCGCGACACCAACCCGTATCTGGAGGGGTTCCTGGCCCCGGTCGCCGAGGAGGTCACGGCCTTCGACCTGAAGGTGACCGGCCGCATCCCCGAGCACCTCAACGGGCGCTACCTGCGCAACGGGCCGAATCCGGCCGCCGAGGTCGACCCGGCGACCTATCACTGGTTCGCCGGGGACGCGATGGTGCACGGCCTGGCCCTGCGCGACGGTGCCGCGCGCTGGTACCGCAACCGGTGGGTCCGCACCCCGGTGGTGTCCCGCACACTCGGGGAGCCCCGCCTGCCGGACCTGGACCCGCGCACCGGCATGTTGGGGGTGGGGCCCAACACCAACGTGCTGACCCACGCGGGTCAGACCCTGGCCCTGGTGGAGGGTGGTGGCGCCAACTACCGCCTGACCGAGGAACTCGACACCCTCGACACCTGTGACTTCGACGGCACGCTCTACGGCGGTTATACGGCTCATCCGCATCGGGATCCGAAAACCGGTGAGCTGCATGCAGTTTCGTACTCGTTTGCCCGAGGTCGGACGGTGCAGTACTCGGTGATCGGTGCCGACGGACGCGCGCGGCGCACGGTCGACATCGCGGTGCACGGATCGCCGATGATGCACGACTTCTCGCTCACCGAGAAGTACGTCGTGATCTACGACCTGCCCGTCACCTTCGACCCGGCGGAGGTCATCCCGGTGACCGTCCCGCGCTGGCTGCGGGCGCCGGCCCGACTGGCGCTGCAGTCGTTGGCCGGGCGCGTGCGGGTGCCCGGCCCGATCGCCGCGCGGATCAACAGCGATCCCCGCCCCATCACGTCACTCCCGTTCGCCTGGGACGACACCTACCCCGCGCGCGTCGGCGTCCTGCCGCGCGAGGCGGACGCCGACGCCATCCGGTGGTTCGACGTGGACCCGTGCTACGTGTTCCATCCGCTGAACGCCTACAGCGAGGACCGCGACGGGCGCGAGGTGCTGGTGCTCGACGTGGTGCGGCACGGCCGGATGTTCGACCGGGACCGGCGTGGCCCGGGGGAGGGGCAGCCCACCCTGGACCGGTGGGAGATCGATCTGACCTCCGGCGCGGTGCGCAGCGAACGGCGCGACGATCGCCAGCAGGAGTTCCCGCGGATCAACGAGACGCTCACCGGCGCCAAGCACCGGTACGGCTACACGGTCGGCGTCGAGAACGCCTTCAACGGCGCCGACGCCAACCGCTCGGCGGTCTACAAGCAGGACTTCGACACCGGGTCGAGTCTGCAGGCCGCCCTGGACCCGGAACTGCTGGTCGGGGAGATGTCCTTTGTGCCCAATCCCGGCGCCGCGGCCGAGGACGACGGCATCCTGATGGGGTACGGGCACCACCTCGGCCGGGACGAGGGGCAACTGCTCATGTTGGACGCCGCCACCCTGGAAACCGTCGCCACCGTGCACCTACCCCAACGGGTGCCCATGGGGTTCCATGGCAATTGGTGTGCGGATGAGTAA
- a CDS encoding TetR/AcrR family transcriptional regulator: MAMMTSMDTAADTSAQRDVRTELLHAAVGLLDDHGPDALQTRKVAGAAGTSTMAVYTHFGGMRALIAAVAQEGLRQFDAALAVAPTEDPVADLLRCGAAYRRFAIDRPHLYRLTFGSTSAHGIHAPARNVLGLRVAEINEQHPSLAHVVRHVHRAMTAGRITAGSPDDDAIVLTIASQFWTMIHGFVMLELAGYYGDAAFGPVLGALASNTLLSLGDDAEALAASQAAAADY; the protein is encoded by the coding sequence ATGGCAATGATGACTTCGATGGACACCGCGGCCGACACTTCCGCGCAGCGCGACGTGCGCACCGAGCTGCTGCACGCGGCCGTCGGCCTGCTCGACGACCACGGGCCCGATGCCCTGCAAACCCGCAAGGTCGCCGGCGCCGCGGGCACCTCGACGATGGCGGTGTACACCCACTTCGGCGGAATGCGTGCGCTGATCGCCGCGGTCGCGCAGGAGGGGCTGCGCCAGTTCGACGCGGCGCTGGCCGTTGCGCCCACCGAGGACCCGGTGGCCGACCTGCTGCGCTGCGGGGCGGCCTATCGCCGGTTCGCCATCGACCGGCCGCACCTGTACCGACTGACGTTCGGCAGCACCAGCGCGCACGGCATCCACGCGCCCGCGCGCAATGTGCTGGGCCTGCGGGTCGCCGAGATCAACGAGCAGCACCCGAGCCTGGCGCATGTCGTCCGCCACGTGCACCGCGCCATGACCGCCGGGCGGATCACCGCCGGCTCTCCCGACGACGACGCGATCGTGCTCACCATCGCCTCGCAGTTCTGGACGATGATCCACGGCTTCGTGATGCTGGAACTGGCCGGCTACTACGGCGACGCGGCCTTCGGGCCCGTCCTGGGCGCGCTGGCCTCCAATACCTTGCTCTCGCTCGGCGACGACGCCGAGGCGCTGGCGGCGTCGCAGGCCGCGGCCGCCGACTATTGA